From Fusarium oxysporum f. sp. lycopersici 4287 chromosome 10, whole genome shotgun sequence:
ACCAGAAGCATCCCTTCTTCGATGTTTTGCCCAAAACTCCATTATTCAAAACCCAGATCAGACACCAATCCCCTTTACAGCAGCTACTCGTCACAAGGATATATACAGCTCAAGACCCGCCTGCCACCCCTTAACGCGCCATCATGATTCTTTGTCATTGGTATCGTGTAGTTGAAACTTTCCAACGTCGTGTTGCTTTTGGCTATGTAGTCATCCTACATCTTCGAAATATCATTGCCAATATCTTACCTCCTCAATCTAAGAGGAGCTGGTGTAAGATCTGGTGGCGGTGCCGGCGGCTCGCTGATGCTCCGCTGCCTCTCTGTCCTGTCATCCCCGGAGCTATTTTCGCCCTCGCcgctttcttcttcacttTCCTCTTGGCTGTTATCATCGCTACtgtcgtcatcttcgtcatcctcctcctcatcaaatACTATTTGTCGCATCACGTTCTTGTCAAACAAATCTATAACCATCCTTCTCACCCCTAGCCGGTAGTGGTTCCATTCCATTGCGCTCATCACTTCTTTGAAGAACTGCGTACTTTTGAAGGCGCTTGGTTTGTGTGCCCGAAGCTTCTGGAGGTCAGTAAGCGCCTTCTTGTAGAGGACCATATTTCCTAGGTCCACAATGAGTTCCAGGACTCTTCTGTTAACATCCGCCTCGCTCAACAGAGCAGGTATCTCTGCTGGCTCAAGAGGTGGTCGAGCGGCGCGAGGTGGTGGCGCCTCCTGGGCTGTCCGTTGACTTGACGGCAGGGTGATTGACGTTACCGTCTTTTGTTTCCACGCTGTCAGTGATAATAACCTTGATAGGTCATTGGGGATGCAGAATCCGAGCGAGGTACCCATTGGTGTTGTGTTGGCATCCCATCCATGTTCAGATAGAATCTCCAGACCGTGCGTAGAGCGGGAAATCAGGCCAAGAACGAAGAATGCAGTGCCCCTTAGACTCATTACTTCATGGGTCTCAGCAATTCGAATGATATGCTCTACCACGTCGTTGGATTCCAAGAACGGTGCTCCAAGTTCCATGGACCCAACGTTGCCAACAGCCCAAAGGCAGCCTTTCACCTTCGTAAGCATTTCCGCATCTCCCTTATCCATGCCATGCTCACGAATCGTAGCTGCAAAATCCTCAAAATGACCCTTATCACTGAGCAGCCTACATCCCTCCTGGGTACGGGTCAACTCTCGATAGAAGTGCGGTGGTACATGGTTGTCATGGTAGTCCCCATCaatctcaccatcatcaaatAAACTCATGCGAGGATTGTGCTCGTCTGGATCAATGAGGAACGCTTTGGCCAAGCTTGCCTCTATGACCCTGACATATGTATCGTTACGCCCCAGGAACCAGTCGTCCATTTCGTTACTGATGTAATCCAGTCCATCCAGGTAATGGTATCCGATAGATGTTGATAAGAACCGTAAGAGCAGCGGTGCTCCGATTTCTCCCAGATGATCAAGAGCTGGTCGGCATTCAACAATGTACTCCAGGTAGGTCTTGCGATTACAAGCTTTCtccaagatcttcacagcCGTGGCACAGACCTCAATCTCGGGATCGTAAAGCTGTGTGACCAAGAGCTGAATGGCCCATTTCGAGTCACCAACGCCACCCTGTCCGTTGGCTGATGGTACTGGCCGGATGGCGTATTTGCGAAGGGCATTGGTCGCATGAATTCGGATTTCCTTTGTGCCAGCAGTTAAAGCTTTGGACAACAAGACTCGAGGATGACCCTGGACGCTATAATCGAAGCTGGACAGGAGCAACTTGATGAGGTCTGGCCTCTGCTTCAAGTCCACGATGTGATACATCATATTGAACATCCTCCAACGTTCTAGTAGTTGAAGACCTTTAGGATCACCACTTAAAACACCAAGCATTGAGAAGTAGCCCGCGCAAAGTGTGTCAGTAACTCGATCTCTTGAGAACATTGGATACTGGGCTGTGAGGCCGCTAGTCTGAAGAAGTGTTGTTAGTGATCAAGTTGAGGAAACCATAAGAGCATCAAGCCTTACCGGATCGCATTGTGCTAGACACTCAGCTATCTGTCTAAGCAACTTGCTGTCTGCCAAGAATTTAATTCCCTCAGGGGATTGAAGTAGAGAGTGCATCAGGGCACAACCAGCTCGGACATACTTTTGTGTGGCACGAGTGTTTTTGACGTTAGCAAACCTGTATTTGAAAGGGCGATAGAAGCTGATGATTCTCTTCATGAACTTGGATGCTTTGATGGCCTCTTCAAGTCTCTTGCCGCTTTGTAGAGGGCCatcgatgatcttgagaataGTCTCCCAGTTCCACTTAGCATAGTTCGAGCTGTTGAGGACATTACTATCAATCAACAGTTGCCGGAAAGTAGCATCATCAAAAACCAGAGATTGATGGGATTTGGGGGCCTCATCAATCGCGGATATGTCATTCGAGTTGTGACCTGACGATAACGCACCGGACAAGGCACCCGTGGGCGCACTCCTGTATAAAGTACGACTGACGCTACTGATCTGGTAAACAATCCCCGACGCCACCCAGTGATCATTGTTGCCAATGTTGGCAGCCGATGAGAAGAGTTCCGGCAGGAGGTGAAGCTCGGCGCTCCAGGATGGAGGTAACAGGCGACTGGAAAGTTTCAGCACTTCGCTTATTAGAAGGGTCGTCTTGCGCTGGAGAGTCGGATTCTCGTCTCCTTGAGCAATCTTTAGGAGCACTGGTAGGAGGCCTGCTCGAATGAGCACTGCCAGCAAAAGAGCTGTGTAGTGCTCGACGAAATTTTGTTCACCGCTGTCCTCTTCTGTGAACTGTAAATGGCTCTTGTCCTTTTGGTTTGACTTCAGATTCGCTACTCGACCGTACGTTGTCAATCTCCTTCCAGCAAGAAAAGAGGTTGCCCACGCTGGTGGTTTGATCCGTAGAAGTGAGAATATAAGATCAAGAATAGTCTCCCGAACCACATCACTCGGCAATAGCATGCTCGTGATCAAGGATCGAATTGTGCGGAGATCATACATGCAGAGAGTCATGAGCCCTGGCCATGACTTCAAAGCTGTTGCAATGGCTTTGGAGTTCTGTTTCATGATACTTTCGTTGGTCAGGAGGTGGTCAGTAAAGACAGTAAATAGCGCTTCCAGACCATATCCGGGTTGTATGTATTTCCGCTTTCGAGGTGAGTCGAGCAGGTATAAAAATGCAGAGGTCAAACTTTCGGGAGATTTGTAGACGCCTTCTGAAAGGGCCTCCGTCAATGGTCCCAAACCACCGGATGCCACCAAAAGTGCTGGATCCTGCACTATAAGTTCTGCTAATGTCTCGATGCAGATAGGCCTTAGACGGTCCAAGTCTCCCTCGGCCGGCTGAGCATTTGCTCGTCGGTCTTCTCCATGCTCTGCAACTGCTACTATCGTGCGCACCACGGCTCGAGAGATCTCTTTCACTCCGCCTTTGACATCAAGAAATGCACGGACGAACTTGAGGGCCTGCTCACGTTCAACATCCGCTTTGCGGTAGTTATTAAGTGATCTGATTATGTCAGTAAAAGGGGCGCGGCCACAGTCGAAGTACATACCGTATCACCAGATAATCCGTGTTCAGACTTCGGATCTTCTTAAGTGATGCCACATCCGAAATAGCATATCTGGTCATTCGATAGCCAGCAGCCACGACTTCGCGACTCTCGCTTAGGAGCATTACCTGCATGCGGAGCCCAAAAATTGACCAGACCAAGTCGTACTTAAGAGTTGGGTAACGCTTGAAGAGATCGACGAGCTGATTCCCCCGCGAGACGTAGTACTCCGGCATCATGCCCTCAACCTCTAAGGCCTGGAGCAGTTCCGCAAGCGCAAATGTCGGACTTTCTGTTGGTTCCTCATTGTCAGACTCTACAACAGATCGTGACACGCTTTGTGGCGAACGCAGTCCAATTGGTCTCCCGGATTCGACAACGTTGCTCTGGGTACGGTTTCGTTTTGGCGTCGCAGGTGGAATCTGTCGTGTATGCTGAGCATCTGAAATCTTTTGGCGCAAGTCCTTGATACGCAAGTTGCTGGCGTTAAGCTCCGCCTCAACCTTTTGTCGTTGCTCTTTGGTCTGCTTCGCTTTCTTAGAGTTCAGCGCCTCTAGCATGTTCTCACTCCCCTCCTTGATTTTCATCTCACGGTTGAGTCGTTCTTTCAGATGTGCCAGAGCTTGCTCAGCTAGCGTGTCTACgtcatcctcttccaccTTGTCCATGAAGCTGCTTGGGTATATTGACCCCGCTTCAGTCTTACTCCCAGCCCGACTACGCAACTCTGAACTGAAGCTGCCGGGAGCAACATTGAGACTGCTTCCCCTTGGCGCAAAAGATACGGCCGAAGCCGAGAGATTTCGGGCGTTAGCGCCATTGGGAGGTTGTAGACCCGAATCGCCTCGGTCGAAGCTCGTGCGACCAGATAACTGCTGAGGCAGGTTGTGTTGTGAAGGTTGGCTCGGAGGGGTCATGCCCTTCTGAGCTGCCGCGGAAGAGCTCAGCATATCAGCGGCAAACAGCCCACCGGTTGGGACTGGGCCCAAAGGTGGTGGAAGAGCATTCGTCGATCAACGGGCGACTGAGGTAACGAGTGCGGAGGATGCGATCGCGGTCAAGGTTCTTGTGCGTTACAGTGACTTCGTTTGGTAGGCGTATATTCGTTCGCAAAATGGCGGTATAAAGTGACTGTCTAGATCTAATGCTGCGAGCGATCGTAATGTTGTGTCGTATGTATAACTTCGACCGCGTTTTCGGTGATCGCGCTGTCAGAGAAGCTGTATCTGGACAGCGAAACTGGTTCAAGCAGGAGTTTCAAGAGAGCGGAGTTGTCGCCGAAGACGTTGGAGGTAGCTTGCGTGGATTCCAAGGCGATGGTGGTGCAAAAGCGATGTAGCCACGATACGGGGTTGAAGGTTCAGATCACCAACAGAAGCAATAACCAGATTGATGCCGTACAGAACCTTACGTAGATAGGCCAATATCAGAGCAAAACGAGCGAGGTTCAAGGACCAGTTTGGCAGGGTTTCGAGAGACGAGGGGACAGGTGATTGGAGGATCGAGAACAGAGGTTGTTGGCTTGCGGGCAACCAGGGCCTAAAGTGGAGGCGGACAAGACCCAGCCAGATGGTGATGCATTCCACTTACAAACCTGCCCGGGGCACTAAAGTCAACCTAGTGCTCTGTAAACTGTGCTGCACCCTGCAGTTGCGGGCGGCTTCACTACCTTAGAACCTAAAGTTTTGGAAAAGCTCCGGTACAGTAGCGTGCTGTAGGTTAGATGCTCTGAGCTTAAAACATTGTATTCCGGGGTTACGATGGAGTTAGGAGAACATCcatgaagctgaggagctGGAGAACTGAGCTTGAGAGTCAGTGCCAATAGTAATAGAGGGTATATTGCAAGCAAGCTGTTTGGCGCACGGCAGCTGATTGTCGTTGTAGGCCTTCGTCCTCATATAAGCATATAGCTTCCACCTTGGCATAGCATTTGAAGCCTGGGCAATAATGATTTCGCCATCTGCTTTCTTGACCATGTTCACATGCTGGTACACACAAATAAAAAACCCCTTACTAGGAATATATTGGTGCTTCGTGAGGCCATCACCAAAAATGTGAAAGATAACCTACAGGCTGCATGCCGGCGCCTTGTAATACTCCGAACTCATCAGACCGGAGGGCGTGAATCCAGGATTGCCTTTAACATAAACACCAGAATCTGACTGGTACTCTCCCCTCATAATCTCGTACCTCATCTTTTCTGCAACCATAACTCAACTTGTGTTCGTATCGCAGGAATCATGCGATGTTGAGTCGcattataagataagatagaCAAGTCAAGATAAGAGCTCCGATGGCTCCAGGCGGGCCCCGATATACGGGATCGAGGGCATCGGCGTCCTCCGGGGCCCGGCACCGACCCCCATCGCCCCATGGAAAAGCTTCAATTCGCTAACAATTGCAACATCGGACATTGAATTGTTCGGCCGTAGGCGCTTGTTTCTGATCGCCAACGTCCGTCTCCGTCCGTTGAGCCGCTTAGAGTAGCGTTGTTTGGTTGCTTTGTCTCTAATTACCTTAGCCGGAGCTGTCATTATCGCTGGGAAGGGGGGGCTGACATCCCAACCATTCTGCATACTTGCTAATCTATATTTAAAAGCCTATTCCTCCCCTTTCCTCCTTTCAAACCATACTGTGCTTAATCTTGATTCTTGAAAACATTGCCATCGCTCATCTCTTGTTGCAATACACTGAACCTGAAACCTTATCTGGTCTTATCCGGTATCAACTACACGTCTTCAGACTTATCTCACAACAAGCCTCTCACAATGCCTTACGTATCTGCTGCTCGCTATGGCAAGGACAATGTCCGCGTCTGCAAGGTTGATCGCGATGCCTCTACTGGCATCCAGACCGTCACTGAGATGACCGTCTGCTGTCTTCTCGAGGGAGAGATTGAGACCTCCTACACCAAGGCCGATAACAGTGTTGTCGTTGCCACCGACTCTATCAAGAACACCATCTACATTACCGCCAAGCAGAACCCTGTCAACCCTCCTGAGTTGTACGCCTCTATCCTCGGTAGCCACTTCATCGAGAAGTACAGCCACATTCATGTTGCCAACGTCAACGTCAAGACTGTTCGCTGGCAGCGTCTGGAGGTTGATGGCAAGCCTCACCCTCACAGCTTTTTCAAGGATGGTGAGGAGACCCGAAATGTGGAGGTTCGCGTGAGCCGACAGGAAGGCATCCAGATCAAGAGCTCTCTTGTTGGCTTGACTGTACTTAAGAGCACCGGTTCTGCTTTCCACGGCTTTGTTCGCGATGAGTACACAACTCTTCCTGAGACCTGGGATCGTATCTTCTCAACCGATGTTGATGCTACAtggaagtggaagaagtTTGACTCACTGAACGCTGTCAAGGCCTTTGCTCCCAAATTCGACAGTGCTCGAGAGGCGGCACGCAACACCACCCTCAAGATCTTTGCCGAGGACGACAGTGCTAGTGTGCAAGCCACCATGTACAAGATGTCTACTCAGATTCTCGAGCTCGTGCCCGAGATTACGACAGTCACTTACGCACTGCCCAACAAACATTAC
This genomic window contains:
- a CDS encoding uricase, producing MPYVSAARYGKDNVRVCKVDRDASTGIQTVTEMTVCCLLEGEIETSYTKADNSVVVATDSIKNTIYITAKQNPVNPPELYASILGSHFIEKYSHIHVANVNVKTVRWQRLEVDGKPHPHSFFKDGEETRNVEVRVSRQEGIQIKSSLVGLTVLKSTGSAFHGFVRDEYTTLPETWDRIFSTDVDATWKWKKFDSLNAVKAFAPKFDSAREAARNTTLKIFAEDDSASVQATMYKMSTQILELVPEITTVTYALPNKHYFEIDLSWHKGLKNTGKDAEVYAPQSGPNGLIKCEVSRDNLQSKL